In one Rhodococcus sp. B50 genomic region, the following are encoded:
- a CDS encoding Rieske 2Fe-2S domain-containing protein, with protein MTVPQERIEIRNIDPGTNPTRFARGWHCIGLAKDFRDGKPHQVKVFGTDLVVFADTAGKLHVLDAFCRHMGGNLARGEIKGDTIACPFHDWRWNGQGRCEAVPYARRTPKLGRTKAWTTMERNGVLFVWHCPQGSEPTPELAIPEIEGYEDGQWSDWTWTTIHVEGSHCREIVDNVVDMAHFFYVHFQMPEYFKNVFDGHIAGQHMRSYGRDDIKTGVQMDLPEAQTISDAFYYGPSFMLDTIYTVAEGTTIESKLINCHYPVTNNSFVLQFGTIVKKVEGMSEEQAAEMATMFTDGLEEQFAQDIEIWKHKSRIENPLLTEEDGPVYQLRRWYSQFYVDLEDVTPDMTQRFEFEVDTSRALESWHKEVEENLAGSAE; from the coding sequence ATGACCGTCCCCCAGGAGCGGATCGAGATCCGCAACATCGATCCCGGTACCAACCCCACCCGCTTCGCGCGCGGATGGCACTGCATCGGCCTCGCGAAGGATTTCCGTGACGGAAAGCCGCATCAGGTCAAGGTGTTCGGCACCGACCTCGTGGTCTTCGCCGACACGGCGGGAAAGCTGCACGTGCTCGACGCGTTCTGCCGGCACATGGGCGGCAACCTCGCGCGCGGCGAGATCAAGGGCGACACCATCGCGTGCCCGTTCCACGACTGGCGCTGGAACGGCCAGGGCCGTTGCGAAGCGGTGCCGTATGCGCGCCGCACGCCGAAGCTCGGTCGCACCAAGGCGTGGACGACGATGGAGCGCAACGGCGTTCTCTTCGTCTGGCACTGCCCGCAGGGTAGTGAGCCCACCCCGGAACTCGCGATCCCCGAGATCGAGGGCTACGAGGACGGTCAGTGGAGCGACTGGACGTGGACGACCATCCACGTCGAGGGGTCGCACTGCCGCGAGATCGTCGACAACGTGGTCGACATGGCGCACTTCTTCTACGTGCACTTCCAGATGCCCGAGTACTTCAAGAACGTCTTCGACGGGCACATCGCCGGTCAGCACATGCGCTCCTACGGACGCGATGACATCAAGACCGGCGTGCAGATGGATCTTCCCGAGGCGCAAACGATCTCGGATGCCTTCTACTACGGTCCGTCCTTCATGCTGGACACGATCTACACGGTGGCCGAGGGCACGACCATCGAGTCGAAGTTGATCAACTGCCACTACCCGGTGACGAACAATTCGTTCGTGCTGCAGTTCGGCACGATCGTCAAGAAGGTCGAAGGCATGTCGGAGGAGCAGGCCGCCGAGATGGCAACGATGTTCACCGACGGTCTCGAGGAGCAGTTCGCGCAGGACATCGAGATCTGGAAACACAAGTCCCGCATCGAGAATCCGCTCCTCACCGAGGAGGACGGCCCGGTCTACCAGTTGCGCCGCTGGTACAGCCAGTTCTACGTCGACCTCGAGGACGTCACGCCGGACATGACGCAGCGTTTCGAGTTCGAGGTCGATACCTCCCGTGCGCTCGAATCGTGGCACAAGGAGGTCGAGGAGAACCTCGCCGGTTCGGCGGAGTGA
- a CDS encoding TetR/AcrR family transcriptional regulator, with amino-acid sequence MDPQERKRQILDRSAEIFARKGVTATTIREIADAVGVYSGALYHYFPSKEAIVTELIREYITDLNARCREVLARSLPPVERLEAFTLIALETSEDYHGATSIWRREGEYMRERVVEADMVSSADAMEVAWREAIRDGIAEGAFRTDIDPEAFRELIYDAVWHASRWYRPGPDRTLADLARTIVSLFVDGFRRRDA; translated from the coding sequence GTGGATCCGCAGGAGCGCAAGCGACAGATACTCGACAGGTCGGCAGAGATCTTCGCCCGCAAGGGCGTCACCGCCACCACCATCCGAGAGATCGCCGACGCGGTCGGCGTGTACTCCGGAGCGCTCTACCACTACTTCCCGTCCAAGGAAGCGATCGTCACCGAACTCATCCGCGAATACATCACCGACCTCAATGCACGGTGCCGCGAGGTGCTGGCGCGGTCGCTTCCGCCCGTCGAACGGCTCGAGGCGTTCACTCTGATCGCGTTGGAGACCTCCGAGGACTACCACGGCGCGACCTCCATCTGGCGACGCGAAGGCGAATACATGCGCGAGCGCGTCGTCGAGGCCGACATGGTCTCCTCGGCCGATGCCATGGAAGTCGCATGGCGCGAAGCCATCCGGGACGGCATCGCCGAAGGGGCCTTCCGCACCGACATCGACCCCGAGGCGTTCCGGGAACTGATCTACGACGCCGTCTGGCACGCCTCCCGCTGGTACCGGCCCGGGCCGGACCGCACCCTCGCCGACCTCGCCCGCACCATCGTGTCGTTGTTCGTCGACGGCTTCCGCCGCCGCGACGCGTGA
- a CDS encoding IclR family transcriptional regulator produces the protein MSEVLDTPSSVMGRVSLLLEPFRDTDGLTLTELCRRTGFPRSSAHRMLLQLVGVGWMRRSGTTYHLGPKIVELGALAQAHDRIHSAALPAMYDLHRDTGLVVHLTVLDGDQLVYLEKVSGIRVADSSWAGQRRPAEETVAGLALLARRDGTHPALLAGSGCSMVDGVAYGGTCFRHVVAAFAAGDGEIAALSLAGPAEAIPEDAARRVRRAADHLQVTLAT, from the coding sequence ATGTCCGAAGTCCTCGACACCCCCTCGTCCGTCATGGGACGCGTCAGCCTGTTGCTCGAACCGTTCCGCGACACCGACGGTCTGACCCTCACCGAACTCTGCCGCCGGACGGGATTTCCCCGGTCGTCCGCCCACCGGATGCTGCTGCAGTTGGTGGGGGTCGGCTGGATGCGCCGTAGCGGCACCACCTACCACCTGGGCCCGAAGATCGTCGAACTCGGCGCCCTCGCACAGGCCCACGACCGAATCCACAGCGCAGCCTTGCCGGCGATGTACGACCTGCACCGCGATACCGGACTGGTCGTCCACCTGACGGTTCTCGACGGAGATCAGCTCGTCTACCTGGAGAAAGTCAGTGGGATCCGGGTGGCCGACAGCTCGTGGGCGGGTCAACGCAGGCCGGCCGAAGAAACCGTCGCAGGCCTCGCGCTCCTGGCCCGGCGCGACGGAACGCACCCCGCACTCCTGGCCGGTAGCGGGTGTTCGATGGTCGACGGTGTCGCGTACGGAGGCACGTGCTTCCGTCACGTGGTTGCGGCGTTCGCTGCCGGAGACGGCGAAATCGCGGCACTGTCGTTGGCCGGGCCGGCCGAGGCGATCCCCGAGGACGCGGCTCGCCGGGTACGTCGCGCGGCCGACCATCTCCAAGTGACGCTGGCCACGTAA
- a CDS encoding IclR family transcriptional regulator encodes MTRTDDFPDAVIARVAGLLDEFHAGDRLTLSELSSRTGLPRSSTHRLLTQLAEHGWVSKRGKAYGLGRTPLEWGALARNHDRLHRVANPVLHDLHSATGLVVHLAVLDGSSIRYVDKVGRSDIDLPSRIGGRQPAHRTALGKALLAHSRFDTARPLSGCTPGSGAARIENLLPRTEIARIRERHIAYEREESVSGVACVAAPVGNGRTCVGALSVTGPVGSIDTVGLATPVRLAARTVWRALSQYDAQHRHGQAPQRTSA; translated from the coding sequence GTGACACGCACCGACGACTTTCCGGACGCCGTCATCGCCCGCGTGGCCGGACTTCTGGACGAGTTCCACGCCGGCGATCGCCTCACCCTGTCCGAACTGTCGTCGCGGACAGGCCTGCCGCGTTCGTCCACCCACCGTTTGCTCACCCAACTCGCCGAGCACGGGTGGGTGAGCAAACGAGGCAAGGCCTACGGCCTGGGACGCACTCCCCTCGAATGGGGAGCACTGGCACGGAACCACGACCGCTTGCACCGAGTGGCCAACCCCGTCCTGCACGACCTGCATTCGGCGACCGGCCTCGTCGTCCATCTGGCCGTGCTCGACGGCAGCAGCATCCGCTACGTCGACAAGGTCGGCCGTAGCGACATCGACCTGCCCTCGCGCATCGGGGGACGGCAGCCGGCCCACCGCACCGCGCTCGGCAAGGCCCTTCTCGCACACTCCCGGTTCGATACCGCGCGTCCACTTTCCGGATGCACGCCCGGCAGTGGCGCCGCCCGCATCGAGAATCTTTTGCCCCGAACGGAAATCGCACGCATACGCGAGCGTCACATCGCATACGAGCGCGAGGAATCGGTATCGGGTGTCGCATGCGTCGCGGCCCCTGTCGGAAACGGACGGACGTGCGTAGGGGCACTGTCCGTGACGGGCCCGGTGGGCAGCATCGACACCGTCGGCCTGGCCACCCCGGTTCGCCTTGCGGCCCGGACGGTGTGGCGCGCCCTGTCGCAATACGACGCGCAGCACCGCCATGGGCAGGCGCCTCAGCGCACCAGCGCCTGA
- a CDS encoding SDR family NAD(P)-dependent oxidoreductase → MAVSRMDPIVPTTPLDGATALVTGAGQGIGRGIALALASAGASVAVVGRTAETIGATAVEIEARGGRAVPYVCDVTDPVAVDATVADVVREFGGLTILVNNAQSPAPGTLLELDEAVYRDGMESGPTATWRMMRACHPHLRGGGSIVNLGSAAGIRWNPSGTGGYAAAKEAIRVLTRTAACEWAADGIRVNSILPLADSVAMQEWAEREPDEATAYARSIPLGRLGDPETDIGPAVVFLCSEAARYITGHSLPVDGGQALVR, encoded by the coding sequence ATGGCCGTGTCCCGCATGGACCCGATCGTTCCCACAACCCCGCTCGACGGCGCCACGGCCCTCGTGACCGGAGCCGGTCAGGGCATCGGACGAGGGATCGCCCTTGCTCTCGCCTCGGCGGGTGCCTCGGTGGCCGTCGTCGGCCGCACCGCGGAGACGATAGGTGCCACCGCCGTCGAGATCGAAGCACGGGGTGGGCGTGCGGTGCCGTACGTGTGCGACGTGACCGATCCGGTGGCGGTCGATGCGACGGTCGCGGACGTGGTGCGGGAGTTCGGTGGGCTCACCATCCTGGTGAACAATGCGCAGTCACCCGCGCCCGGAACGCTGCTCGAACTCGATGAAGCCGTGTATCGCGACGGCATGGAATCCGGACCCACTGCCACTTGGCGGATGATGCGGGCGTGCCACCCCCACCTGCGTGGCGGTGGTTCGATCGTCAATCTCGGATCGGCGGCGGGTATCCGATGGAACCCGTCGGGGACAGGGGGATACGCGGCGGCGAAGGAGGCGATCCGGGTACTCACCCGCACCGCCGCCTGTGAGTGGGCGGCAGACGGCATCCGCGTCAACAGCATTCTTCCGCTGGCCGATTCGGTTGCCATGCAGGAGTGGGCGGAACGTGAACCCGACGAAGCGACCGCATATGCCAGGTCGATTCCGCTCGGTCGGCTCGGCGACCCCGAGACCGACATCGGGCCGGCCGTGGTCTTCCTGTGCAGCGAGGCCGCCCGTTACATCACCGGCCACTCGCTTCCGGTGGACGGAGGTCAGGCGCTGGTGCGCTGA